Part of the Pseudomonas sp. P8_241 genome is shown below.
GGGACAACCTTGCCTGGCACAACAGTCACGCGCTGGAGGGAAACCTTGCCGACGCCATTCACGCGCTTAAACAACAGGACGGCGCGCCCCTGTTGACCCAGGGCAGCGGCGACCTGGTGCGCCAGTTGTTTGAAGCCGGGCTAGTGGACGAACTTAGACTGTTGATTCACCCCATTGTGCTGGGACGAGGCAAGCGATTGTTCGACGACAACGCCCTGGCATCGGCCTTCACCCTGGCGCATTCAACTGTCACGCCCGGTGGAGTGCTGATTACCCATTACGTGCGCAGCGGCGAAGTGCGTACCGGATCATTCCGATAACGGGGCACAAGTTCTCAGCCCCCCGCGAGGTGCGGGGGGCTGGATACAGAACGTTAATACTTGATGTCTCGCGCGGTGTCACGATTGTCCTGTTTGGTGTCGCGCTTGTCCTGACGGCAGTCGTTGCGACTCTTTTCATCGCCCTCCTTGCACTCTTCCTTGACCTCTCGGGCCGCGTCGCGCCCTTCCTGCTTGGTATCGCGCGACTCTTGTCGCTGGTCAGCCTGATCGGTCGCGTAGGCCAGCGTCGACAACCCGCTGCCGCCCGCTGCAATGGCCAGTGCGGCCAGGGCTGTCAGATATAACTTGCGAATCATGATTTACCTCCGTGCGGAGCAATCAATCACCTCATGCCCCGTGGACAATGCTGATTGTTTTTTGCAGGAGCGAGCTCGCGCCTGCAACTGTATGACTTCAGGGATTTAACGATAGGTCGACCTGAGCGGTCCCACAAGAAAGTCGCTTCCCGCCGGTCGCGAAACATTCAACCCTGGGGATTCAACAGCGCACTGGCCAACAACGTCTCAAGCCCCATCGGCCTGGAAAAGTAAAAACCCTGGGCCTGCCCGGCACCCATTTCACGCAGCAGGTCCAGCGTCGCTTGATCCTCGACGCCTTCGGCGACCACGCTCAGGTCCAGCGATTCGGCCATCCGCACAATCGCCCGGACGATTGCGCGGCTGCGAGCACTGGTGGTCAATTCGAGGATGAACGACTTGTCGATCTTCAAGCCGCTGAAGCGGTATTGATGCACATAGCTGAGGGATGAAAACCCGGCCCCAAAATCATCGAGCACCACCGACATGCCGTTGTCGGCCAATTGCTGCATGGTCAATCGGGCGATGGCGGGCTCTGCCACCAACGCACCTTCGGTCAATTCCAGGCAGATCCGCGACGGCGCGACCCCGTGCCGGTCCAACAGCGCCAGCACCTCACTGGCGAAATCCGGGCGCGTCATGCTGTAACTGGAGCAATTGATGTGCACGGCAGGCCAATCGGCGTGTTCCGGTTGTGCGAGGATCACGGCAATGCTGGTGAGCATGTACAGGTCCAGCCGACCGATCAGGCGCAAGCCCTCTACATCCGGCAGAAACTCGCCAGGTTCGATCACCCGGCCACCCGGCTGATGCCAGCGAATCAGCGCTTCCAGGGCCATGAGTTCACCGGTTTCGACGCTGACAATGGGCTGAAAATACGGCAGCAGTTCATCCGTCCGTTTGAGCGCATTACGCAAGGCGCCCTCACGCTCCACCTGGTCCGAGACTTCACGGCGCACTTCCTGATTGAACACCGCATAGCTGTCGCGCCCGGCACTCTTGACCCGGTACATCGCGGCATCGGCATCGCGCAACAGGTCAGCGGGCTCGTGATGAAACTGACTGTCGGCACTGACAATACCGATGCTGCAGGACGAAAAAACTTCATAGCCATTGATGAAAAACGGCAGATCAAACGCGACCAGAATCCGTTCGGCGATTTCGATCATCACCTCCAGCGGCGCCTCGGGAGCCAGCACCGAAAACTCATCCCCCCCCAGGCGCGCCAACATGTCGGTGTCACGCAGACACCCGCGCAAACGCTGGGCAGCCTCCATCAACAGCAGGTCGCCAAAATGATGGCCAAGGCTGTCATTGACCATTTTGAAGCGGTCGAGATCGATGAACATTACGGCCAGGTGCCCGCCTTCGCTACCGAACCGCGACCAGGCCAGATTAAGGCGCTGTTGCAGATAGGTGCGATTCGGTAGCCCGGTCAACGCATCGTGGGAGTTTTCGTGTTGCAACTTGGCATTGGCGTGATCGAGCTCGCGGGTTCGGCTCTGCACCCGGGCTTCGAGTTTGAGATTGGCGACATGAATCGCTTCGGCGGCCGTGCGCCGCGACAAGGCGGTGTCGATGTGCCGCGACACGAACGTCAGCAGTTCCTGGTCACGCTGGGTGTAGCACACCTGCGCGGTATAGCTTTGCACTGCCAGCACGCCACGCACGACATCGCCATCGAACAAGGGAATGCCCAGCCAGGAATGGGATCGGACCGACTCATGGGCCAGTTCGATTTCACCCTGCGCAGACAATCGTTCAGCTTCACTTGCGTCTATCAGGCAGGGTCGGCGCTGACGGATAACGTACTCGGTCAAACCCCGTCGTCCACGTCGTGCCGCAGGACAGATCGTCTGCCGCTCATCGACATAATACGGAAAGGTCACTTCGCCGGTCGCGTCGTCGAACAGTGCAATGTAGAAGTTCTGCGCGAACAGCAGATCGCCGACGATGCCATGCAAGGTGTGAAACAGCTCGGCCATGTCGCCGGGCTGGCTCGACAGTTCGGCAATCTGGAACAGCGCGCTTTGCAAATGCTCGGCACGCTCGCGTTCGGCGACTTCCTGGCGCAATGCATCATTGAGCGCCGACAGCTCCAGGGTGCGACGCATCACTGTGGCTTCCAGGTCCTCGCGGTGCAGAATCCGGTCCAGCGCCATGGCCACGTGCCGGGCCACCACCAGAAACAGCGCGCGGTCCTCGGCGCTGTAGGTACGGGAAACGTCGTAGACCTGCATCGCCAGCATGCCAAACACCTCGTCCGAGGCGTTTTTCAACGGCGCGCCCATCCAGAACTCGGGGCGATCCCCCACGCAGTAGAAACGCCCCTCGGCCTGCGCCGCGAGAATCCCGGCGGCGTCGATCAGCAATGGCTGGCCAGTGGTCAACACCTGGCCCGTCAACGACAGGCGTGAAGGGACAAGGTATTCGTAGTTCTCCGACTCCAGGGCATCGACGTCAATGATGTCGACGTAGTACGGGTAGTCGATCTTGCCACTGTGCGGGTCATACAGCGCGAGATAGAAGTTCTCGGCGTCGATCAGGCTGGCCAGAAGCCGGTGAACCCCCACCAGAAACACTGAGCGGTCGCGAGTCGAACTGGCCAGGTAAGTGATTTCATACAGCACCCGCTGGGTGATCTGCGCACGGGCAAGGGTATTGGTCTGTATCTGCATGCCCAGGCGTCGGGCGAAGTCGGCGAGCGCCGGCTCGTCGGCATCATGGACTGGCGCGAGCAGCCAGCCCAACACACTTTCGCCCTTACCGGTCGGCCAGCCGTGCAAGCGACGGGTCGAACAAAAGGTTGCGAACTGCTCATTTGCAATGTTTGCGGGCCACTGGACAAGAGGGTCGCCCTGGCCGACGCAATGCATCTGTTCACCGGCACGATAAAACGCCCAGGCGGTGGTGTGGGCCCAGTTGCGCGCTGAATCGAGCAATTGTTCGATCGTATCGTCGTTGCCTGCGCAGATCGTACCGACACCGTCGCAGTCGTTTGATTGCCGCGGGAAGTCGGTCAACGTACTAAAACTCATCAGCGCTCCCTGAGCCAAAACCGGCGATGCTTTCTTCAATAGTTGCTAGCAATGAGCCGGCGAGCTTCCCGTTTAAAGCGTATAGCGGTTTTTTTCAATAATTTTATTCACTTTGGTGTCTCTTCCGTGACCGGTACAGCGGCACTCGTCTCACGGTTTTGGCGCGAATCATGCCTGTTTCATCGACATGAAGTCGGTACTGGCTATGTGGATGACACTTCTGAAGTGAACCGTCCTGGCCCCTGCCCCGATAATCGAAGACTTATGGACGAACAGTCGAGGATCAGCATGACGAATGCAACGACAGAACAAGTCAGCCCGAGTACGTTGAGAAGAGTGATTGTAGCGGCCGGCATCGGCAACTTCGTCGAATGGTTCGATTTCGCCGTCTATGGTTTCCTGGCCACGACCATTGCCCAGCAATTTTTCCCCAGCGGCGATGCCAGTGCCGCACTGCTGAAGACCTTTGCAGTGTTCGCCGTGGCGTTTGCGTTTCGGCCTCTAGGCGGGATTTTCTTCGGCATGCTGGGCGACCGGATCGGCCGCAAGCGAACCCTGGCGATGACAATTTTGCTGATGGCGGGTGCAACGACCCTGATCGGTTTGCTGCCCACTTATGCTGCGATCGGGGTCATGGCGCCGATTCTTC
Proteins encoded:
- a CDS encoding dihydrofolate reductase family protein, with protein sequence MRKLIVAAFISLDGVIQAPGGPDEDTSGGFRFGGWIVPYTDATFGQAIEELFAKPFELLLGRRTYDIFAGYWPHRQDDSNSRSIPSLFNSVPKHVATHRRDNLAWHNSHALEGNLADAIHALKQQDGAPLLTQGSGDLVRQLFEAGLVDELRLLIHPIVLGRGKRLFDDNALASAFTLAHSTVTPGGVLITHYVRSGEVRTGSFR
- a CDS encoding EAL domain-containing protein, with amino-acid sequence MSFSTLTDFPRQSNDCDGVGTICAGNDDTIEQLLDSARNWAHTTAWAFYRAGEQMHCVGQGDPLVQWPANIANEQFATFCSTRRLHGWPTGKGESVLGWLLAPVHDADEPALADFARRLGMQIQTNTLARAQITQRVLYEITYLASSTRDRSVFLVGVHRLLASLIDAENFYLALYDPHSGKIDYPYYVDIIDVDALESENYEYLVPSRLSLTGQVLTTGQPLLIDAAGILAAQAEGRFYCVGDRPEFWMGAPLKNASDEVFGMLAMQVYDVSRTYSAEDRALFLVVARHVAMALDRILHREDLEATVMRRTLELSALNDALRQEVAERERAEHLQSALFQIAELSSQPGDMAELFHTLHGIVGDLLFAQNFYIALFDDATGEVTFPYYVDERQTICPAARRGRRGLTEYVIRQRRPCLIDASEAERLSAQGEIELAHESVRSHSWLGIPLFDGDVVRGVLAVQSYTAQVCYTQRDQELLTFVSRHIDTALSRRTAAEAIHVANLKLEARVQSRTRELDHANAKLQHENSHDALTGLPNRTYLQQRLNLAWSRFGSEGGHLAVMFIDLDRFKMVNDSLGHHFGDLLLMEAAQRLRGCLRDTDMLARLGGDEFSVLAPEAPLEVMIEIAERILVAFDLPFFINGYEVFSSCSIGIVSADSQFHHEPADLLRDADAAMYRVKSAGRDSYAVFNQEVRREVSDQVEREGALRNALKRTDELLPYFQPIVSVETGELMALEALIRWHQPGGRVIEPGEFLPDVEGLRLIGRLDLYMLTSIAVILAQPEHADWPAVHINCSSYSMTRPDFASEVLALLDRHGVAPSRICLELTEGALVAEPAIARLTMQQLADNGMSVVLDDFGAGFSSLSYVHQYRFSGLKIDKSFILELTTSARSRAIVRAIVRMAESLDLSVVAEGVEDQATLDLLREMGAGQAQGFYFSRPMGLETLLASALLNPQG